In a genomic window of Streptomyces sp. SJL17-4:
- a CDS encoding AAA family ATPase, producing MPVPETIAQPRSGVETDTGPGEPQTVTEVLRPHAEHAFADELAALAAADDRPRPARWRLSPWAVATYLLGGTLPDGTVITPKYVGPRRIVEVAVTTLVTDRALLLLGVPGTAKTWVSEHLAAAVSGDSTLLVQGTAGTPEEAVRYGWNYAQLLAHGPSRDALVPSPVMRAMAQGMTARVEELTRIPADVQDTLITILSEKTLPLPELGQEVQAVPGFNLIATANDRDRGVNELSSALRRRFNTVVLPLPATPEAEVDIVARRVEQLGRSLALPAVPAGVDEIRRVVTVFRELRDGVTTDGRTRVKSPSGTLSTAEAISVVTGGLALAAHFGDGVLRPADIAAGILGAVVRDPAADRVVWQEYLETVVRERDGWKDFYRACREVSG from the coding sequence ATGCCCGTGCCCGAAACCATCGCGCAGCCCCGTTCCGGTGTCGAGACGGACACCGGACCGGGGGAGCCGCAGACCGTGACCGAGGTCCTGCGGCCGCACGCGGAGCACGCCTTCGCCGACGAACTCGCCGCGCTCGCCGCCGCCGACGACCGGCCCCGACCCGCCCGCTGGCGCCTCTCGCCGTGGGCCGTCGCCACCTATCTCCTCGGCGGCACCCTCCCCGACGGGACGGTGATCACGCCCAAGTACGTGGGACCGCGCCGCATCGTCGAGGTCGCCGTCACCACCCTCGTCACCGACCGGGCACTGCTCCTGCTCGGCGTGCCCGGCACCGCCAAGACCTGGGTCTCCGAGCACCTCGCCGCCGCCGTCAGCGGCGACTCGACCCTCCTCGTCCAGGGCACCGCCGGCACCCCCGAGGAGGCCGTCCGGTACGGCTGGAACTACGCCCAGTTGCTCGCTCACGGCCCCAGCCGGGACGCCCTCGTGCCGAGCCCCGTGATGCGGGCGATGGCGCAGGGCATGACCGCGCGCGTCGAGGAGCTCACCCGTATCCCGGCCGACGTGCAGGACACGCTCATCACCATCCTGTCCGAGAAGACCCTCCCCCTCCCCGAGCTGGGCCAGGAGGTGCAGGCCGTCCCCGGCTTCAACCTGATCGCCACGGCCAACGACCGGGACCGGGGCGTCAACGAACTCTCCAGCGCGCTGCGCCGCCGCTTCAACACGGTGGTCCTGCCGCTGCCCGCGACCCCCGAGGCCGAGGTCGACATCGTCGCCCGCCGCGTCGAGCAGCTCGGCCGCTCCCTCGCCCTGCCGGCCGTCCCGGCCGGCGTCGACGAGATCCGTCGGGTCGTCACCGTCTTCCGCGAACTGCGGGACGGGGTCACCACCGACGGCCGGACGCGGGTCAAGTCCCCCTCGGGGACGCTGTCCACGGCCGAGGCGATCTCCGTCGTCACCGGCGGCCTCGCGCTCGCCGCCCACTTCGGCGACGGGGTCCTGCGTCCGGCGGACATCGCGGCGGGCATCCTCGGCGCGGTCGTCCGTGACCCGGCGGCCGACCGGGTCGTCTGGCAGGAGTACCTGGAGACGGTGGTCAGGGAGCGGGACGGCTGGAAGGACTTCTACCGCGCCTGCCGCGAGGTGAGCGGATGA